One genomic segment of Anas platyrhynchos isolate ZD024472 breed Pekin duck chromosome 32, IASCAAS_PekinDuck_T2T, whole genome shotgun sequence includes these proteins:
- the LOC113840692 gene encoding maestro heat-like repeat-containing protein family member 7: MEGAQEPQGDPERSPSPTMPQPPTQTSRPFNLASSPTSEAASEWDEEGGMPPRQPRLAWQETWSSRGSNQPAEDSLLAEDKTPVKAILPVEDSSLAEAISQEVGSSPAQDRRPVEDSLVVEDSGSTQDSKKKSQLLDSSNIWKLRRNSAVQSIRAYVRRKEKGNEEQKIVFLIEICDLCRCVTEKGVPMNLHGFCSKHKLVEHIMALMEKEPVDSLRTEFWQIAMETVALLSNTVPTALHGKRESLLNVCCKSVFFLPPESDMPETERALYAKTMDALDTMLEGFVLSCPITSFNTEMQNMLKVMLDFAGSKNSTVRERAVRRIERLITFIRWYLVTKILENFEIYSEDEPKDFNLCIPILGKLLGHLLLFSSGDDSMGHAALKSLFHMYTVVTEGRECILREDMEKYAKRHQSLEDTTFLFSITSTPCEIAKGFGGHLFPAERLDIILTALEALQDSSIHDKQGAFSVLDAALEDAGYWLTDVPTIMECIRKNLGSIHTASAWQCLDSLLLQLTNVMPRSEVKNLLQFSRPRGSTDLGMWEVILAMPQTLEKVLNIMMEDLPLCNWCTAVTEDTCICRLAMLAQNHISEEDFGNPVHLQSYLKHPSPEMRFLVLKGLCTVSESPEKARKIQVLLPDIVEALQDTNTDMLMKALPVLRNVMAHVERWKASGPALQLAEKLLPLFDHESSQVREHSICLFQAVVKAVLRQRKKEIKRTVHRSLLPLYFHMRDQSESVAKASGEALAVAAKFLRRKELKRLAKTEQTWNIRECLLQQDRGRVEEYLQQSQPYLQATQTNLRLEAVRFIGLAARYCKDQSEEKLDEILSALQPLCNDPNPTVRYTTVQTTKILTSRRYRMSELLSRLLCCC, translated from the exons ATGGAAGGAGCACAGGAGCCTCAAGGAGACCCTGAGCGCAGTCCaagtcccacaatgccgcaaccacCCACCCAGACGAGCCGCCCTTTTAACCTTGCGAGCTCTCCCActtcagaggctgcttctgaatgggatgaggagggaggcatgccccccaggcagcccaggctggcctggcaggagacctggtcttctaggggcagcaaccagccagcagaggacagcttgctggcagaggacaaaACCCCAGTCAAGGCCATTTTGccggtagaggacagcagcctggcagaggccaTTTCTCAGGAAGTGGGCAGCAGCCCGGCACAGGACAGGAGACCGGTAGAGGACAGCTTAGTGGTTGAGGACAGCGGTTCGACACAGGATAGCAAGAAGAAGTCGCAGCTGCTGGATTCCA GTAATATATGGAAACTGCGCAGAAACTCGGCTGTGCAATCTATCAGGGCATATGTCAGACggaaagaaaag ggcaacgaggagcagaagatagTTTTCCTCATcgaaatctgcgatctgtgcagatgtgtcacCGAGAAGGGTGTGCcgatgaacttgcatggcttctgcagcaaacataagctggtggagcacatcatg gcgctgatggaaaaggagcccgtggacagcttgcgcacagaaTTCTGGCAGAtcgccatggagactgtcgccctcctcag caacaccGTACCAACAGCACTGCATGGCAAAAGGGAGAGTCTCCTGAACGTGTGCTGCAAGAgcgtcttctttctgcctccggagtcggacatgccagagacagaaagagcgcTCTACgccaag actatggaTGCcttggacaccatgctggagggcttcgtacTCAGCTGTCCCATCACCAGTTTCAACACAGAGAtgcagaatatgttgaag gtgatgctggactttgctggCTCCAAAAACTCAACTGTGCGCgagagagctgtgaggaggatTGAGAGGCTGATTACTTTCATCCGCTGGTATTTGGTGACCAAG ATCTTAGAGAACTTTGAAATCTATAGCGAAGATGAGCCCAAAGATTTCAACCTGtgcatccccatcctgggcaagctgctgggccacctcttgcttttcagcagtggcGATGATTCCATGGGACACGCAGCTTTGAAAAGTCTTTTTCACATGTACACAGTCGTCAcagaaggaagag aatgcatattgagagaggacatggaaaagtatgcaaagagacaccagaGTTTGGAGGAtacaacatttctattttctataaCATCAACTCcctgtgaaattgccaag gggtttggaggacatctcttccctgctgagaggctggacatcatcctcacagcccttgaagctttacaagactccagcatccatgacaagcagggggccttcagcgtgctggacgcagccttggaggacgCTGGctactggctgacagat gtgccaacgatcatggagtgcatcaggaaaaacctgggcagcatccacacagCATCGGCgtggcagtgcctggactccctgcttctccagctgaCCAACGTGATGCCCAGGAGTGAagtcaagaacctgctgcagttctctcggCCACGTggcag cactgacctgggcatgtgggaggtgatcctggccatgccgcagaccttggagaaggttttaaacatcatgatggAAGACTTGCCGCTGTGCAACTGGTGCACCGCAGTCACCGAAGACACCTGCATctgtcgcttggct atgctggcccagaatcacatttctgaggaggactttggtaacccagtgcacctccagagctacctgaagcacccaagcccagagatgcgctttttggttctgaaagggctctgcaccgtgtcagagagccctgagaag gcaaggaaaattcaggtcttgctgccagacattgtggaggctctgcaggacaccaacacagacatGCTGAtgaaggccctgcctgtgctgagaaacgtgatggctcatgtggagaggtggaaggccagtggcccggctctgcagctggctgagaagctcctgccactctttgaccac gagtccagccaggtgcgggagcactccatctgcctcttccaagctgTGGtgaaggctgtgctgcggcaaaggaagaaggaaattaagaggacagtgcacaggagccttctcccactctactttcacatgagagaccagagtgagagcgtagcaaag gcctctggggaagctctcgccgtggctgcaaAGTTTCTGCGACGCAAAGAGCTCAAGCGCTTGGCcaagacagaacagacgtggaacATcagggagtgcttg ctgcagcaggacagaggcagagtagaagaatacctgcagcagagccagccctacctgcaggccactcagaccaacttgcgacttgaggccgtcagattcattg gtcttgctgcacgctactgcaaggaccagagcgaggagaagctggatgaaatcctcagcg cccTCCAGCCTTTATGTAACGACCCGAATCCCACGGTCCGTTACACGACAGTTCAAACCACCAAGATCCTGACGTCAAGGCGTTACAGAATGTCAGAACTGCTATCTCgactgctgtgctgctgttag